One Archocentrus centrarchus isolate MPI-CPG fArcCen1 chromosome 14, fArcCen1, whole genome shotgun sequence DNA window includes the following coding sequences:
- the hrh2b gene encoding histamine receptor H2b gives MITTALRWLILVSFIILTVGGNVLVCLAVGMSRGLWRLGNCFVVSLAVTDLLLGLLVLPLSATVELRSGKWPFGGALCNIYISLDVMLCTASILTLLAIGVDRYLAISAPLSHSRRVTPLRVTLAITTIWAMSLVVSFLSIHLGWNTADYRVQNLDWGMEEDEKEGRYCQFEWNNNYILIYAFGTFYLPLMIMCGLYLCIFRVAREQARRIRATIPSFARTATAAVAREHKATVTLAAVLGAFVICWFPYFTYLTYIGMKEKTNPPNTLHSVVLWLGYFNSTLNPILYPAFNRDFRRAYRGLLRCKRLNRRKLHLNGVSVNKRLAFTDGQRLPRKSEKHMQE, from the exons ATGATCACCACAGCTCTGCGTTGGCTCATCCTAGTGTCTTTTATCATTCTTACCGTTGGTGGTAACGTGTTGGTGTGTTTGGCTGTGGGAATGAGCCGTGGACTGTGGAGACTTGGTAACTGCTTCGTGGTGTCGCTGGCAGTGACAGATCTCCTGCTTGGCCTGCTGGTGCTGCCCTTGTCTGCCACTGTGGAGTTGCGCAGCGGGAAATGGCCCTTTGGAGGAGCTCTGTGTAACATCTACATTTCATTAGATGTCATGCTCTGTACAGCTTCCATTCTGACCCTCTTGGCGATCGGTGTGGACCGATACCTTGCCATATCTGCACCCCTTAGTCACTCCCGGAGAGTTACACCTCTAAGGGTGACTCTGGCCATAACTACCATCTGGGCCATGTCACTAGTTGTGTCCTTTCTGTCTATCCACTTGGGCTGGAACACAGCTGACTACAGAGTTCAAAACTTGGACTGGGGCATGGAGGAGGATGAAAAGGAGGGACGCTACTGCCAGTTTGAATGGAATAACAACTATATACTTATTTATGCCTTCGGCACATTTTACCTGCCTCTGATGATTATGTGTGGATTATATCTTTGCATATTCAGGGTGGCGCGAGAACAG GCGAGGCGAATTCGTGCTACCATACCATCATTTGCACGTACAGCAACTGCAGCGGTAGCTCGAGAGCACAAAGCTACAGTGACCCTGGCTGCAGTACTCGGGGCTTTTGTCATCTGCTGGTTCCCCTACTTTACCTACTTAACCTACATTGGCATGAAGGAAAAGACAAACCCACCAAACACACTTCACTCTGTAGTCCTGTGGTTGGGCTATTTTAACTCCACCCTCAATCCCATCCTTTATCCTGCTTTCAACAGGGATTTCCGCAGGGCCTACAGAGGGCTGCTTCGCTGCAAAAGACTAAATCGCAGAAAACTGCACCTTAATGGTGTGTCTGTAAATAAGCGATTGGCCTTTACTGATGGACAAAGACTGCCCCGAAAGTCTGAGAAACATATGCAAGAATGA